A window of Elusimicrobiota bacterium genomic DNA:
GAACATAACCATAAAAATCATCCTGGCCATGATTTGAATATGAAATCCGCTTACTTGCACGTGCTTGCCGATGCATTAACATCCGTTTTTGCGATTATAGCGTTATTGGGCGCAAAACTGTTGCAGTTGAATTTCCTTGACCCGTTGATGGGTATTGTAAGTTCGATTCTGCTATTTGGGTGGTCTTTTCAGTTATTAAAGGACACTTCAGTTATTTTGCTGGACAGAGATAAAAATGATTTATTGCAAAAGGAAATCAGGAATATAATTGAAAGCGATAATGATACTAAAATAGCTGATTTGCATCTGTGGAAAGTCGGGCAAAATAATTATTCCTGCATCATATCCCTGGTTGCAAAAAAACCAAAAGAATTAAATGAATATAAAAATTTGCTGCAGGAAGTACACGAACTATCGCATTTAAGCATTGAAATAATTAGCTGTAATCAATGAATGGAAACTGTTACCGCAGGGGGAAATTTGTATGGAAAAACAAGCGAGTAGAAATGATTTGACAACAAAGGTACTAAAATTATCTGAGTTTGTGAATTATCAGACAGGTTCGGTGGTCAGCAGGACGACTATTGATAAAAAACCCGGGACAGTAACTCTTTTTGCTTTTGATAAAGGGCAGGGCTTAAGCGAGCATACAGCCCCTTATGATGCGATGGTTTATATTTTTGACGGCGAAGCGGAGATTTTAATTTCAGGGAAAGCATTTAATGTTAAAACAGGCAAAATGATTATTATGCCTGCAAATAAACCTCACGCTTTAAACGCCAAAGTGAGATTCAAAATGATGCTTGTAATGATAAGAGCTTAAACAGTAATACCGCTTCAAATCCGCTCCATAAAGTAAAGAAACCATTTGAAAAGGAAGCTCGAATTTAGTATCATTTAGATAGACAGAAAAGCATGGGATCATATCATGAACAATTTACACTATAAATTACCCAAAGAATGGATTGAACAATCGGTTTATGATTTCAATACCGCAAAAGCCATGTTTAAAACGGGCAGATATATTTATGCGGTTTTTATGTGCCATTTAGCCGTTGAAAAAACTCTAAAGGGTTTATATGCAAAAGTATTAAAACAAAATCCACCAAAAACCCATGATTTAACTTATTTAGCTGAAAAAATAGGTTTAGAAATACCTAACAATTTGCAAGTATTAATCGACGACCTAAATGAATTAAGTATTCCAACAAGATACCCTGAAGAATTAAAATCTTTAATCAAACAATTCAATAAAAATAAAACCAAAAACATACTTAATCAAACAGATAAATTACTAAAATGTTTAAAAACAAAATACTAAAAACGAAACAAATTATTCAGAAATCATTTCTATCGAAGCATTTAAGACTTGATGATATCATCATCTATGGTTCATTTATTAAAAAACAAAACAGGCCTGACAGCGATATAGACATAATGGTAATTTCTAAGGACCTGAGGAACAAAGATATTTTTGAAAAAGTACAGCTTACGCGGGGTATACACAGAGAGCTGGTTAAACAAATAAGAAAACCTATTGATATTATGTACTATTCCGATAGGGAATGGTCCAGTAATTCTTCTCTGATAATAAACACAGCTAAAAGCGAAGGCATTTCTCTCCTTAAATAACGCTTCAAAACCTTCTCCTAAATTAGTATAATAATTTAGCATGAAATATATTTTAGCCATAGACCAGGGGACAACAGGTACCAGGGCTGTTGTATATAATAAAAGAGGGGCGGTAGTCGCTTCATCGTATGAAGAATTCCGGCAGTATTTTCCTTCCCCTGGCCGGGTTGAACATAATCCTGCAGAAATCTGGGCCAGCGTTAATAATTCCATTCAAAAAATTCTTGATAAAATCCCGAAAAACTCAATTTCCGCCATAGGTATTACCAACCAGCGGGAAACAACCGTCATCTGGGACAGGATTTCAAATAAACCCGTCTATAATGCAATTGTCTGGCAGTGCAGGCGAACAGCAGAAAGGTGCAAAAGCCTGGCCCGGGATAAAAAAAACATACAACTTATCCGCAAGAAAACCGGGCTTCCGATTGACGCATATTTTTCAGCAACAAAAATAGAATGGATATTAAAAAATGTCGCGGGCGCCGCGGCAAAAGCAAAACAGGGCAGGCTTTGTTTC
This region includes:
- a CDS encoding nucleotidyltransferase domain-containing protein, giving the protein MFKNKILKTKQIIQKSFLSKHLRLDDIIIYGSFIKKQNRPDSDIDIMVISKDLRNKDIFEKVQLTRGIHRELVKQIRKPIDIMYYSDREWSSNSSLIINTAKSEGISLLK
- a CDS encoding HEPN domain-containing protein, translated to MNNLHYKLPKEWIEQSVYDFNTAKAMFKTGRYIYAVFMCHLAVEKTLKGLYAKVLKQNPPKTHDLTYLAEKIGLEIPNNLQVLIDDLNELSIPTRYPEELKSLIKQFNKNKTKNILNQTDKLLKCLKTKY
- a CDS encoding cupin domain-containing protein, translated to MEKQASRNDLTTKVLKLSEFVNYQTGSVVSRTTIDKKPGTVTLFAFDKGQGLSEHTAPYDAMVYIFDGEAEILISGKAFNVKTGKMIIMPANKPHALNAKVRFKMMLVMIRA
- a CDS encoding cation diffusion facilitator family transporter; the protein is EHNHKNHPGHDLNMKSAYLHVLADALTSVFAIIALLGAKLLQLNFLDPLMGIVSSILLFGWSFQLLKDTSVILLDRDKNDLLQKEIRNIIESDNDTKIADLHLWKVGQNNYSCIISLVAKKPKELNEYKNLLQEVHELSHLSIEIISCNQ